A region from the Lycium barbarum isolate Lr01 chromosome 8, ASM1917538v2, whole genome shotgun sequence genome encodes:
- the LOC132606722 gene encoding phospholipid-transporting ATPase 1-like yields the protein MTSGKPLLSSSEPSSAPSPNHHNNSSLGICSLGCLPQNASGSGDLDELPGTNLRDLKEEVEEGNQSLEDTNRTVELQSFSSNNPSRERKRYVSWGGTEDQPHEQTTFEISSDSSRVASSRAASTRTSSQRHFDESRSSSRGQDKLNKSRRRLQKSMQLDNDLLHGSNARLIHVNDPRKTNDQFAFTGNEIRTSRYTIINFLPKNLFIQFHRVAYLYFLAIAALNQLPPLAVFGRTVSLFPLLFVLSVTAIKDGYEDWRRHRSDRNENNREALVLQFGEFQLKRWKNIRVGEVVKILADETIPCDMVLLRTSDPSGIAYIQTMNLDGESNLKTRYARQETTSLANEVETLSGVIRCEQPNRNIYEFTANMELNGHKFPLSQSNIILRGCQLKNTEWALGVAVYAGQETKAMLNSAASPSKRSRLETYMNRETLWLSVFLFVMCLVVAIGMCLWLKEHEKQLDTLPYYRKIYSEKGTHPGKRYRYYGIPMETFFSFLSSVIVFQIMIPISLYITMELVRLGQSYFMIGDRHMYDDNSNSRFQCRSLNINEDLGQIRYIFSDKTGTLTENKMEFKRASVWGKNYGSLSAAGASSNTDFGEPTAAPSRGRKLRLNSEIPTDSELMELLHIELAGEERIAAHEFFMTLAACNTVIPIVTHSSSSCAALDEVHDTVGTIEYQGESPDEQALVAAASAYGYTLCERTSGHIVIDVNGEKLRLDVLGLHEFDSVRKRMSVVIRFPSGAVKVLVKGADTTMFSILRKDHKSHDDIQNATRSHLNEYSSEGLRTLVVAARDLTGEELEEWQIMYENASTSLTDRSAKLRQTASLIECNLTLLGASAIEDKLQEGVPEAIESLRQAGMKVWVLTGDKQETAISIGMSCKLLTSDMQRIIINGTSENECKRLLFDAKVKFRVNPASCNQISTCQSDAENGYHGVPASMKSSNLPEPHAREEGVSDGPLALIIDGNSLVYILEKDLETDLFDLATSCRVVICCRVAPLQKAGIVDLIKSRTDDMTLAIGDGANDVSMIQMADVGVGICGQEGRQAVMASDFAMGQFRFLKRLLLVHGHWNYQRVGYLVLYNFYRNAVFVFMLFWYILYAAFSTTSALTDWSSVFYSLIYTSIPTLVVGILDKDLSYKTLLEYPKLYAAGYRHESYNMKLFWITMLDTVWQSLVLFYVPVYIYDQSDIDIWSMGSLWTIAVAILVNMHLAMDVQRWLIFTHMAIWGSIIITYGCLVVLDLIPVFPNYNTIFQLAKSPTYWLSILLIIVLALLPRFIVKVINQSFRPSDIQIAREAEITRKSHSYFMSKTDHDTS from the exons ATGACTTCCGGCAAGCCATTGCTGTCATCGTCTGAGCCTTCTTCAGCACCAAGCCCTAATCATCATAATAACTCGTCATTAGGGATCTGCTCGTTGGGATGTCTCCCCCAGAATGCATCAGGTTCCGGTGATTTGGATGAGTTACCAGGGACCAATTTACGTGACTTGAAAGAGGAGGTGGAGGAAGGTAATCAATCACTAGAAGATACAAATCGGACAGTTGAGCTACAGTCATTTTCATCAAATAACCCTTCACGGGAGAGGAAACGCTATGTATCATGGGGTGGTACCGAAGACCAACCACACGAGCAAACTACCTTTGAAATATCCAGTGATTCTTCTAGGGTGGCTTCATCTAGAGCAGCGTCCACCCGGACGTCATCCCAGAGACATTTTGATGAGTCCAGGTCTTCATCCCGTGGCCAGGATAAGCTAAACAAATCCCGGAGACGTCTTCAGAAAAGTATGCAGCTTGATAATGACTTGTTACATGGAAGTAACGCGAGGTTGATCCATGTCAATGATCCAAGAAAGACCAACGATCAGTTTGCGTTCACTGGAAATGAGATCCGAACTAGCAGATATACAATAATAAATTTCTTGCCTAAAAATCTCTTCATTCAGTTCCACCGGGTtgcttatttatattttttagcAATTGCTGCTCTGAATCAGCTTCCACCTCTTGCAGTTTTTGGGAGAACTGTATCTCTCTTTCCTCTTCTTTTCGTGCTTTCTGTGACAGCTATAAAAGATGGTTATGAGGATTGGCGAAGACACAGATCAGATAGAAATGAGAATAACCGGGAGGCTCTAGTACTTCAATTTGGCGAGTTTCAGTTAAAAAGATGGAAGAATATTAGGGTTGGTGAGGTTGTGAAGATCCTCGCTGATGAGACAATTCCTTGTGATATGGTGTTGTTAAGAACAAGTGATCCTAGTGGGATTGCTTATATCCAGACAATGAATCTAGATGGTGAATCAAATTTGAAGACAAGGTATGCTAGGCAAGAAACAACTTCATTAGCGAATGAAGTGGAGACACTTTCGGGAGTTATCAGATGTGAACAGCCTAACAGGAATATCTATGAGTTCACAGCCAACATGGAGTTGAACGGGCATAAGTTTCCACTCAGCCagtcaaatattatcttacgTGGTTGCCAGCTGAAGAACACAGAATGGGCATTAGGAGTGGCAGTTTATGCTGGGCAAGAGACCAAGGCTATGCTAAACAGTGCGGCATCTCCCTCTAAAAGAAGCAGGTTGGAAACCTACATGAATCGGGAAACACTGTGGTTGTCTGTTTTTCTTTTTGTCATGTGCTTGGTAGTAGCAATCGGGATGTGTCTATGGTTGAAGGAACACGAGAAGCAGCTTGATACCCTGCCTTATTACCGGAAAATTTACTCTGAAAAAGGAACACATCCTGGTAAACGGTATAGATATTATGGGATTCCTATGGAAACATTTTTCTCCTTTTTGAGTTCCGTCATAGTTTTCCAGATAATGATACCCATATCTCTTTACATCACCATGGAGTTGGTTCGCTTGGGACAGTCGTATTTCATGATTGGAGACAGGCACATGTATGACGATAACAGTAATTCAAGGTTTCAGTGCAGATCCTTGAATATCAACGAGGATTTGGGTCAGATACGTTATATTTTCTCAGATAAAACAGGAACACTTACTGAAAATAAGATGGAATTTAAAAGAGCAAGTGTGTGGGGAAAGAATTATGGGAGCCTTTCTGCTGCAGGTGCATCATCAAACACAGATTTTGGAG AACCAACAGCTGCCCCTTCAAGGGGAAGAAAATTGAGGCTTAACTCAGAAATTCCAACTGATTCTGAACTCATGGAATTGTTACATATTGAGCTAGCTGGAGAAGAGAGGATTGCTGCACACGAGTTCTTTATGACATTGGCAGCATGTAATACCGTGATTCCTATTGTTACCCATAGTTCATCTTCATGTGCTGCACTGGATGAAGTGCATGACACCGTTGGCACCATTGAGTATCAAGGTGAATCTCCTGACGAACAAGCACTAGTTGCTGCTGCTTCTGCGTATGGATATACACTTTGTGAACGGACATCTGGTCATATTGTGATTGATGTCAATGGTGAGAAACTAAG ATTGGATGTCTTGGGACTGCATGAGTTTGACAGTGTGCGCAAAAGAATGTCTGTGGTAATCAGATTCCCAAGCGGTGCTGTAAAAGTTTTGGTCAAAGGGGCTGATACTACAATGTTTAGCATTTTAAGGAAAGACCACAAAAGCCACGACGACATACAAAATGCCACTCGTAGCCATTTGAATGAGTACTCGTCTGAAGGTTTGCGGACCCTGGTTGTTGCTGCAAGGGATCTTACGGGAGAAGAACTGGAGGAGTGGCAAATCATGTATGAGAATGCTAGCACATCTTTGACTGATAGATCAGCAAAGTTGCGCCAAACAGCATCTCTTATAGAATGCAACTTGACTCTACTAGGGGCCAGCGCAATTGAGGACAAACTACAAGAGGGCGTACCAGAAGCTATTGAGTCTCTGCGCCAAGCAGGAATGAAGGTTTGGGTTCTTACTGGAGATAAGCAAGAAACAGCAATTTCAATTGGTATGTCTTGCAAACTCTTGACCTCAGACATGCAGCGGATCATCATTAATGGCACTTCAGAAAATGAATGCAAGAGGTTATTGTTTGATGCTAAGGTCAAATTTAGGGTAAACCCTGCAAGTTGTAATCAAATATCTACATGCCAGAGTGATGCAGAAAATGGTTATCACGGAGTTCCTGCTAGTATGAAGTCAAGTAATTTGCCAGAGCCGCATGCAAGAGAGGAAGGAGTTTCTGATGGACCTTTGGCACTCATAATTGATGGGAATAGTCTGGTATACATCCTAGAGAAAGATCTCGAGACCGAC CTATTCGACCTTGCAACCTCATGTAGGGTCGTGATTTGCTGTCGTGTTGCTCCCTTGCAGAAGGCTGGAATTGTTGACCTAATAAAGAGCCGCACCGATGATATGACACTAGCCATAGGTGATG gggcTAATGACGTTTCAATGATCCAAATGGCGGATGTTGGTGTTGGAATATGTGGTCAAGAAGGGCGGCAAGCAGTGATGGCATCAGATTTTGCTATGGGACAGTTTCGGTTTCTGAAAAGATTGCTCCTTGTTCATGGACATTGGAATTACCAGCGAGTTGGTTATTTGGTTCTTTACAACTTTTACAGAAATGCTGTTTTTGTTTTCATGCTTTTCTG GTACATACTGTATGCAGCGTTTTCTACAACATCTGCGTTGACAGATTGGAGTAGTGTGTTTTATTCTCTCATCTATACTTCCATACCTACTTTAGTTGTTGGTATCCTGGACAAGGACTTAAGTTATAAGACGCTACTGGAGTATCCAAAACTCTATGCTGCTGGCTATAGACATGAGAGTTACAACATGAAGCTCTTCTGGATCACAATGCTTGATACAGTGTGGCAGAGTCTTGTACTCTTTTATGTACCGGTGTACATCTATGATCAGAGCGATATTGACATATGGAGTATGGGTAGCTTATGGACAATCGCTGTTGCAATCCTTGTAAACATGCACTTGGCAATGGACGTGCAGCGGTGGTTAATATTTACTCATATGGCAATATGGGGGTCAATTATTATCACATATGGCTGCTTGGTGGTGCTGGACTTAATACCTGTCTTCCCCAATTATAA TACAATCTTTCAATTGGCAAAGTCGCCTACTTACTGGCTGTCAATTTTGCTTATTATAGTTTTGGCTTTGCTTCCTCGCTTTATTGTCAAAGTTATAAACCAAAGTTTCCGTCCTTCAGACATCCAGATTGCTAGAGAAGCAGAGATCACGAGGAAAAGCCACAGCTATTTTATGTCTAAGACAGATCATGATACAAGCTAG
- the LOC132608127 gene encoding uncharacterized protein LOC132608127 translates to MAERFEAFNTGMGLVQEQNDSRGKVVRKNIVANLGNTLSLLPNTTSTPSNVSLAISPHLDPTYTIPQIPSTYTPDQVAIIPNPQFSITTAQFEKSKKNELTISPYRRPGKEIKSLYHEDLGKELHNLRKVINEELCSRNFQILKYENLCVHPNVELPSGYKIPKFNTFDGKGDPVAHLKDYCSRLIGIGHNEAVRMRLFIQSLSGSALAWYTKQDFSKWLTWEDMTRGFVKQFEFNNGGDPHIADLLREDLYYDKLLGACAHNFSDLIRIGRELENAIQEGRITDSSATQAIHQTFQAEILGNLQSEMKENQFASATMHQAQCHKSHQIFQSYATMQCPRQQNSQQGYQRQFHQAQSSSQHKKKRKSFCFTTLNEPLANIFKRLSAKGILQPKKGFIPKHPPPNFDLSKSCAYHSNIQGHGIEECPALRFKIQSMIESGKIKLQLEPSTGNIANTKTTVVKGDPSKLAPRHLKRKRATSQAD, encoded by the exons ATGGCAGAGAGATTTGAAGCTTTCAACACCGGTATGGGTTTGGTGCAAGAACAAAACGATAGCAGGGGAAAGGTGGTTCGAAAAAATATTGTAGCCAATCTGGGAAATACCttaagccttcttcctaacacaacctCAACTCCCAGCAACGTTTCCTTAGCCATTTCGCCTCACTTAGATCCTACCTATACCATTCCACAAATACCTTCAACCTACACTCCCGATCAAGTAGCGATAATTCCTAATCCTCAATTTTCCATAACCACCGCTCAATTCGAGAAAAGTAAGAAAAACGAACTGACAATATCCCCATACAGGAGGCCTGGAAAGGAAATCAAGTCGCTTTACCATGAAGATTTGGGAAAAGAACTCCACAATTTGAGGAAAGTCATTAATGAAGAGCTATGTTCAAGGAATTTCCAGATTTTGAAGTATGAAAATTTGTGTGTGCATCCAAACGTTGAGCTTCCGTCAGGGTACAAAATACCTAAGTTTAACACTTTCGATGGGAAGGGAGATCCCGTCGCTCATTTAAAGGACTATTGCAGCAGATTAATTGGTATTGGACATAATGAAGCCGTACGAATGAGATTGTTCATTCAAAGTTTATCAGGATCAGCACTCGCTTGGTACACTAAACAAGATTTTAGCAAATGGCTTACGTGGGAAGATATGACCCGCGGATTTGTAAAGCAATTCGAGTTTAACAATGGAGGCGATCCGCATATAGCCGATTTGCTCAGA GAAGACTTATATTATGATAAGTTGCTCGGAGCTTGTGCACACAACTTCTCTGATTTGATTAGGATTGGTAGGGAACTAGAAAATGCCATTCAAGAAGGGAGAATTACAGATAGCTCAGCAACACAAGCCATTCACCAAACCTTCCAAGCGGAGATACTAGGAAATCTGCAAAGTGAAATGAAGGAAAACCAATTTGCTTCCGCGACTATGCATCAAGCGCAATGCCATAAAAGTCACCAAATTTTTCAATCTTATGCCACCATGCAATGTCCTCGTCAGCAAAACTCCCAGCAGGGCTACCAACGACAGTTTCACCAAGCACAATCAAGCTCTCAAcataaaaagaagaggaaatctTTTTGCTTCACTACTCTAAATGAACCATTGGCAAATATATTTAAGAGGTTGAGTGCTAAGGGTATTCTACAACCAAAGAAGGGATTTATACCTAAGCATCCACCGCCAAACTTTGATTTATCTAAGAGTTGTGCTTATCACTCAAACATTCAAGGACATGGCATTGAAGAATGTCCAGCACTAAGATTTAAGATTCAAAGCATGATTGAAAGTGGCAAGATAAAGCTACAACTAGAGCCTTCAACCGGAAATATTGCAAACACAAAGACAACTGTTGTTAAGGGTGATCCATCGAAACTGGCACCGAGGCATTTGAAAAGAAAGCGTGCAACAAGTCAAGCAGACTGA